In Perca fluviatilis chromosome 19, GENO_Pfluv_1.0, whole genome shotgun sequence, the genomic window CTAGTTATCATTAAGGCTCTCTTTTTTACTTCCACTTCTATACATAAAAGAAGTGGAGCCTATATAGTTCAGGGAATCAAAAATATTTCTTTGAAATAAATTTCCCTTCCGTAGGGTTACAGTGAAAAGACACCGGGCGCATGGCCCGCATAGCGTAGATACGTGCCTGATCCTGCGCCTGACTGATGATGActgtggcgtatgtatgacacgccaattcgtatgccattttgccGTGGTATCAAGACTCATAAttgcttttttgtgtgtttatcaacgcctttcggcctccattgacctacattacgtctGAATTATTGCCGTAGCGAAAGTTCGGAGGGAGGTTGCTTGGGGGTGCTGGATGGGTAAAACgcaggacttttacccaggagagccggggtcgcgtcccgcgtgtggcgtttatcaacagtttttatttttaatttattttttaagccttccccaatgtttctttcctaaacccaaccgtttattgttttcctaagcgtgtcacgtcgtgtttttgtcttctttttgtcttcttttttgagtttttgttgtttttttgcgttactaaagcctttcccaatgtttttttttttcacacgtGTGacattctcgcgataacacgccacgtgatgtgtatgtttacatctactgtatacagcgtagacatacatgtggatagctcaaaatgcatacagataacatgccatttggctttaggaaagtggcgtgtatgtttacgcaaagtcatgatgccatgttggcacgcacggtgtgttttagctgtTAGGGTTGCTTTACTGTgtcattcaaagtttttgttgacTTTGCCTCAAATATGCATCATTTTGACTGCATttcctactgtgtgtgtgtgtgtgtgtgtgtgtgtgtgtgtgtgtgtgtgtggtttcattTGTTTACAGGATGTTCTGCTGATAAATGTTGTAATCAAGCAGATGATTTGTGACTCTGACCCAGAGTTGGGAGGGGCTGTCCAGCTGATGGGTCTACTCAGGACGCTCATTGACCCTGAGAACATGCTGGCTTCCACCAATGTAAGCAGAACCAGCACACACAAGAGTGTTATTGGTGACTGGCAATACAATTACGTATTGACGGACAGCGTCATGTTTTACATTATATTCTAGAAATCCTATTGCCCCCAGACACTCGCTGGCCAGCTGGTAAATTTCAAACCCCTAATTGCTTTGTCCAACACTAAATCAACAGCACTTATCAAAGCTTATtgtcatttgtttcctttttagaAAACTGAGAAGACAGAATTTCTGAGTTTCTTCTACAAGTACTGCATGCATGTCCTTACTGCTCCTCTACTGGCCAACACTGCACATGACAAAAACTCAAAAGGTGAGCTGGGGACAGTGGCCACACATTAACTGAGTGTTTCAGACTAGAATATAAACTGATTATTCTATGCCATGTCCTTTCAGATCTGCAGGAGGGGTCAACAAAGATCAACCCGGTCTGTCCAGGTGGGTGTTACGTGACTCAACATTAACCATAAACTGCCCGAAAGTCAAAAACCTGTTCATGTCAGACTTTACTGAAAATGATTAGTCTTGAAGCATAGTTATAGTAACATTACATAATGCATTTTGTGTTAATCAAGTttctttcacctgcacccacCAGAAAAGGGTGACATGAATGAGCATGTACCTCTTCACAATTGCTTAAATGATGAAGTGACTGTGATTTTCATGTGAACACTCTCATAGCTGTAAAGCATTATGAccaatgttgttttgttttaaagaatGTAAGATATAATTGTATTTTCTAGGATTGCACACTTGCTTGAAATTGAATTATTGTAAATAATTGGGCTTGGGAAATGGCAGGACTGTAATGTGTGGTCTGTAAGTCTGCATATTAGTGTGaatttttgaaaaatgttgcattgcTTATtcgctttgttttattttgtttagacAACTTCCAGACAGCTCAGCTGCTGGCACTGATCCTGGAGCTCCTGACCTTCTGTGTGGAGCACCACACCTATCACATCAAGACCTACATCATGAACAAAGACCTGCTCAGGAGAGTGCTGGTGCTCATGAACTCAAAGCACACATTTCTGGCTCTTTGTAAGTTCCTTGCGTATACAAACGgtgtacgtacacacacacatgcatgcgcaCCTTATCAAATTTATATGTGGGTCTGCTAAATGCATCCCAGCTCACACCAATGAACACACAAAcggcttaattttttttttactaatttgTTGTCTGTTTTTTCCCCAAGGTGCCCTGCGTTTCATGCGAAGGATCATTGGTCTGAAGGATGAGTACTACAACCGCTACATCATCAAAGGGAACCTATTTGAGCCTGTCATTAATGCCCTGCTGGACAACGGCACCCGATACAACCTCCTCAACTCAGCCATCATAGAACTCTTTGAGTTCATTAAAGTGGTGTGTAGACACAAATCGAACCCTAATGAAAAGTGTTCATTAGTACTGGGTATGTGCGTGTGGCACTGAAAGTGGATTGCTCTGCGATTTTCCACCATTTCTTCTCTTTGCAGGAGGACATCAAGTCTCTCATAGCTCACATTGTGGATAACTTCTACAAAGCACTTGAATCCATTGAGTATGTCCAGACCTTCAAGGGCCTGAAAGGCCGGTACGAGCAAGAAAAAGACAGGCAGAGTCAGAGACTCAACAGGTCAGTAGACTGATTGGACACAAAGTCAAATCAGTGCAGTGATCTGTATCTTAGAGCCGGCATGATGTCTTCTTTTCATACCATTACTCTGTAGATAACTGTAGTTAATGAAGTAAATGTTCCCCTGTAGATATCGCAGAGATGCACGGTCGTTGGACGAGGATGAGGAGTTGTGGTTCAATGACGACGACGAGGACGACGATGGAGAGGCTGTGGAGAAGAGCCGAATGGAGGATGACTTCGCTGACAGCTACGGCAAGTACATGGAAGCCAAAAAAGGTACGCTGCTCTGGCATTGCTGTATGTATCGTTCTTTCCCAGATTGAAACAGCCTATACgtttttaatatttacagtctccGATATTGCAGGAGCTGCCAACGGAGCTAATGGTGCCAACAATAACGGGAAAGCTGCGGCAATCCCACCTGCCTCACCAGTCGTCACTCCAAACAACAGTCCCACTTCCTCTGTCAAAACTGTCGCTCTTCCTGCCACACCAGTAGTGAAGGTAATGACAAGCGGACACATTTCCTCGCGTAGGAATGAGAACTGATCATAATGGACTGACGGAACCTGCAGAAATCGGTGTTAAGAAACCATAGtgatttaataaaaatgatttcatATTGTTTCTCCTTCTGTTTCTCTTAGACGGCTCTGGTTGGTTTGGTGGACTACCCTGACGAcgaggatgaagaagaggaagacgaggaggaggaagagcaaTCTCCAAGGAAGCGGCCCCGTCTGAGCTCTTAAGGCTTATTGTTCTCTGTTTGGTCGTAGTGGACGGACACGGAGTCCCTCCCTCCTCTGGTCGTCTCATTGGTCCTTGGCCTGCCTGTGCCACCTGTCAGTCTCACTGATGAGACAGGCAAAGACGAGCTTCCACCTCACCCAGTCCCACCTGATGCCTGCTCGTCTTTATTCCCTCAGTGGAAGGAGATGGAGAGCTTCTCTTCTGGAAAGAAAGACAAATCCGTCTGTTCCTTCAGCCTTTACCTCTCCTCTAGGAGATCCCAAAtctcctttcttcctcctgAGGGGAAACCCATTGACCATTTGCAAACTCATCCCTTCCCTCTTTCACAACACTCTCCTGCTCTCCCAGTTCTGACCTCCTCCTGAACAACTTTCTTCTCGTCCACCACCCTACGTACTGACCAGAGAGGCTGCGGTAGAAGTAACATTGACAAGGCGGTTCCTACCTCTGCTCTGTTGCTATAGCAACAGTAGCGAGGAAGCTGCGGTACTGCCGCAACTCCGCGGGAACCCCTCTCATGTCCTCATTTATACTCTCCCTTCCATCCTTCTCGAACCCGACCCACTGAGCTCCTGAGCCAGAAAGAAGCCAGAACACAACCAGCCAGTGTACGAACTGTTCAGCAGGCCAGTCAGGCTAGCAGGACTAGCCGTCATAGTTATAGGAAGCTTGACTGGCTGAAGCAGGGCGTCCTGCCCTGCCACAGGACCGTTCGTTTTTGTCGGGGATAGAGTGATCTAAACGAAATGTTGAGAGACGAGGGAGATCACAAACGTCAAAACGTACCAGGATGAAAACTCCGCAGTAATGAGGCTTAGATCCAGAGGAGCAGGACTCAAACCTACAAAAGCCGATGGCGTCAGTTTGGCCAaggcacacacaaaacacacacacaatgtctcACACACAGGACTGCGTTAGCCAGAAATCCTGTATTTCATGAATTTGTTAAAGTACTgtacatatgttttttttttttctttctttttaatcatttttctcTGATCTGATttttaaaggggagagagatacCTACCTACctgtgtatttttgttgttgttgcacaaAAGGTGGGGTCACTGTTCACCCTTTCAGTCCAGTTCATTTGACTCAATGTAAAATGCAGAGAAGTTGCAAATGCTGGGTTTGCAGCGCAACAACGATTAAAATCCTTATTCTGCAGCCCAACATTTCGAGATGCCCTGAAAGCATTTAGTGATGAATTCAGTGGTTTCAGTGATGGTCCGCACATGCGGAATTCGAAGTTTGAGTCTAAATGAAACATCTTATTACGGAAAATGTAGATTGACGAAAATTTCGAACCGAGATCGAAGTTCGTATCATCCGCAGATCTCAGGTTCCGAGCCTGAGTTTGTTTATCGAAAACCAAAAGCCCTTTATCTCTCGATCTTTACCGCACAACATCCATCAGCTAGGCACGATTTGGCGAGCTGCAAACATTTTGATCCATCTTTAAAGAAGTCCGAATACCGTTCAACACTCAGTTCGATCCGCCCCGTCTCCAAACAGTTCCGTCTCTGATTCCGTGCGAAGCGAATACGAATAATCCACGATGGAGCGAGCCTGCTATGAAGATGACTTTATCCCCATATGAAGTGGATGTCGAATCAAAACCACCAATGGAGGAGATATTTCTACGCCGGGATGAGGAATTTTGACAATGTCGGTATGCAATTGAGGACTCTTATTTGTTCCgggctttttttttgtgcatgtcttTAACCTATTCACCACAATCACGCCCAGATAGTGCGATGAGCAGCGTCCGCTACGCGCCGACTGGCTTCCTGTCGGAATCGCGAAGAGCCGTCGTTCGCCGTCGACACGCATCGATAGATAATGTTCCCCACCCGTCTTCACCATTCCCATTCCAGCTTTCGTCCCTGGCGATGAATTTAAACGTCGTTTTGCTTACCGCTCATTCCGCCATGATTCCTATAATGATCGTACGCTTTAATCTATCGATGGGTTCGAAAATTCTAAATGCATCCCTATGACGAACCCGCATCATGTCTTTGTTCGATATCTTCCTGATTTCGCCAACGAGTCGCGTATCATCCGATCCAGGTCCTATTTGTTTCGAGTCCGATGATCGGTATTGGGATTCTAAAACCGCGTCCGGATAGCTTCGGAATGAGCCTGATGCCTGAAGTACGTTTCGCTAATTCGCGAAAAGCGTAGTCAAAGCCTCGACATGTATTACTTTGAGTCCAGATGATTGTATATGATCAAAACTCACAAGCTTGACTGCTGAGCAGTTTTGAATATCAGATATTACTTAGTGGTAAGTTTTGCGAATTTTACAGCAAGGAATAAACAGTTTTGACATGTTTTGTACCAGGAGAAGTTTTCATGCACAGTATTCTGTAAGATAAGAACATATGGTTATAAATACCATGTGGttctaacaaaaacaaaaaaaataaaaaaaaacacaccaaagcCCTTTTTTTCCAGATTAAAACGAGATCAGTCCGAGACCAGCAACCTACCAACTGACCACAAAGTACATATCAAGTGACTGTAATTTTTATACACACAAAGTCTGAAGTCCAGCTTGTTtctataaaatgtgatttttattaAACGGCATACATGAAATACTGCATTCCTCGTAGAAAGCAACACACTGTTCTCTTTGCCTCTTCATGATCACTACCGTGTGTTCATCTTGACAACTTCCACAGCGCTTATAGACTCGGCTGAGCTGCTACAGTGTTCTCAGCTTTATGATGTAGCAGCTGACTCTTCCCTCTGGAGATGCTAACGACAAGACTGTACTCTTGCGCTAGCTAATGTTACCTTCACCTCACGTGAAACTCCCCATTAAGTCTGTCACCAGCATTTACCCTAACTCAGTGATACAACTCGAGGCCAGTTGTACCTAATGTTGAGTTTGTGTTTCACCACATTTATTTGAACTTTTTTGACTTGTCTACAGAGAAGCAAACCCAAAATCACTCCTTCAGTCAATTATCAATGGTTGACTCTATAGGGAGTACAAAAGTGGTTATGAATCATGTAGTGTTGCATAATAAACATTTACACTATCAATAGTGAAGCACTAAATTGTAAGATTTTTACCAAGTAATGTACAGGCTGTGAAGACATTTTTCATTCCAATGTGGGATTTTGTGAGGGCACTATAATCCATATGTTTTGCATTTGGAATTTGGACACTCCAAAATGTCATTAAAGTAAATGTAGTGCACCCAGTGGCAAATAAGGAGCGCTTTGGACACAGCCCAGGTGTGTCTAGTGATGGAAAGTAAAAGCTATCAGAGTTCTCCACTCGAGGTTTGTAACACTGGCAGCATATTACCTGACTACGGTGTGTTTTTCGGAACTTGCTCAATCAAACCGATGCTATTTCGGTGTGCTCATGTGAGTGGAGACTGCCAAAAATACTGGTTCATCCCAAATATAAAAGAAGGTGTACCTTCCTCTGTAGACAGCAATGAAAAGAACTTTGGAGAAGGAAGATCTGACATTTTGTGATTCTTTGTAAAACCCCTGATCTGTGTTACGCAAAGTGAATCATCTGTCTGAAGGAGGCAGTGTAAATGAAAGCCGTGTGTTTGATTAACGGAGTAAACAGATAGCATATAAATGAGAATATTGCAGTTGGGGggcaggggggtggggggttattTCTTGatcacttcctctttcagcTTGTCGGCCAGATGTTTTCTCTTCTGcagcttcttcctctcctcagcAGATATCTCCTGTGTAAAGAGACCAGAGCAGGCAGTAGGGTTAAAAACGGGATAGAAAAGAAAACACTCGCCACCAGTGGCTTAAGAAAAAATTCGGAGGGAGTGAAAAAGGAGAGGGAAAGACTACTTAAATAAAACCAAGCACACGTGTATACATGATTACCTAGAAAACTAAACGAAAGCAGCGGGTATCGTGTGATAATCATGGCACATGTATTTTCGGGGTTTTCAAAGTGGTATCAAATAATACAATATTGATATAGCTTTAAACATCTAAAAAGGGATATATTCGCTGTGGTCGGTTCCTTTTCTGTGCTTGAGGGATGGAGACGGAGGACTTTGAGTACGTTTGTGTCAGACAAGAGTACGGCAGAGACGGAAGAAAGTACTACACAGCAAAGCCCTCATACTAGGCAAGAACGACTACATGTGTTCACATCAGGCAGAGGCAGCTGATGGGTCACCTTCTGTTTGGAGGAGTTAGCAGATTGTTGTgctggaggaagaggaagaggaacaggaggaggaggaggaggggtacAGGCCCCATTCCTCTGGGACTGCCCCACTGCCTCCTGACAAGCCAGGCCAGGCTAGATACAGGCAGAGGGAAATGAAGAACAAGAACCCAGAAGGAtgatttgatgaaaaagaagaaaaaaaaaaaaagtcaggagaaaaaaatgtggGTTACAGAAAATCAGGTGAAATTAGGTAGTATGTAGTTTTGgaattaaaagataaaaaaaaaaaaaaaaaaaaaaaaaaactaaaatattaaGTATGGATATGAAGTCTAAATGATATGGCCCTGGCACGATTTCTTACTGCAACTACTGAGAGACACAACTCAAAGCCAGTGTTACCCTGACATTATCTGTAGTCCGTTTACAACAACATCTCTCGATAACTCTGCCACTAATGTGCCAATATGAGGAAATAAAATAGTTATTTACCTCTTACACAGAGTAACTAATTAATCAGGCCTGCATAATAAAACAAGTGTTACTCATCAAGCCATGTTCTTCTACAGTACATGTGCATGGTTgatcctgacctctgacctctttgTGAAAGGAGGCTAAAGTAGGACAGGAACAGGGCTGTACTTaccggggtggtggtggtggtggtggtggggggtgcCTCCTCTGGTGCGGTCACCTGCTTGGGTTTCTGCTGTTCTTTTTTCAATGCATGCAGCTTGTCTCGCTGCTGACGCAGATATGCCGCcctctgctggagctgctcctgctgagacaCTGACAACTCCTGGAGGGTGTAGAGGTGAAACAGGATGAGTACAACAAAAACCCATGCACAAGAAAACAATATGAATTTTGCACAGTAACTATTTTCCAACAATTAAATGTATCCAGcagggacgtcactaggattTAAAGACAGGGGGtgcttagcccccagggtatttgtaacttgcgtttgcaaaatctttgcactcacatctttcgttactgtattagagctacacttatgacaacaaccagtcaagaaaccaagatgttaacaagtaaaaagtgacagacatatcctcttcttccatttctactccGTTCAACAAAAGTCACTGTAATTTTAGCTTTTACACATCAAAGCTGCATGGGGGAATTTACTTAGGCCAGACTTTGCTCCTGATGAGTTCTTCTGTAGGCAATGACTTTAATGCTATCTGTCTGCgcatgtaaatgtgtgataaagTAATAGCATACTATATCTAATTCCAagttgtccaaagaatgctattTAAATTACACTAATTACTGGAACTGCGCTGTGGATTGGTTCAATCAAAGTGTCATTTCGCTGTGTAGTTTGGCTTGCATACAGTATAACCCAAGAAACAGAATTTTAAGGCCTGcatttaggcaacatctacatatttatttaatttatcacagccaatgaatgcagaaagtTAAGTTGGTCAGAATATAGCcagaatatataatacatataatgaaataatttagtttaggctatgccTCAGTGcctagacctgccaacaaatgcttattgttagaagaaaacaaaagaccCCACATTTCCTTAGACCTGTAGACCACTACTGATCTCAATCACGCCGGCTCCCTCAGAATCAACTGCCCtgccaatctcctgcttctctttctctctgctaaaatatcttccaatatccatctgctcaatgaattgaaggatacaccggtacaatagcattaacagggaCCCTATGACATTTAGTATTCAGTGACAACAACAGTCTATGGGGACTGATATTGTTTTAGAATACTATAGAGATAGGCTATATTATTGGCAATGAATAAAAGAGCTGTGGATAGCTTGCTAGGTTAACTATTTCTTGTATTTCGCTCGTTCACTCTAGCTAGACTATTGTTTTCCATAGTaaaccaaaatatcccctttcctttacctcaagaaaacgtagctaaaaaggtaagcaggtcattaaaaacaacttacaatttcactctgtatcactCACTACGTGTAATCAATCTTCTTTCACCATTCATCTGCGTGTgtaccggtgtgtgtgtgtgtgtgtgtgtgtgtgtgtgtgtgtgtgtgtgtgtgtgtgtgtgtgtgtgtgtagtaccgagttcagaccaaagagtagCGACGAGACGAATCCCCCAGTTACTTGCAACGCTCCGGTCTGCAACGCTCTGAAaactgccagttcacaccaacgCAACGAGACGGTGCATCATCCTGATAGCacaacgactctttgtactactgtctaacttccgacttttctgctattttgtagctggatatatatcATTTGTGAAAGGGGATACGGTTAGTGATAATGTGATGCTTGATACAGTTGCAGAATCTTTGAttctctgctttgttttaatgccGCTTGGCTCTCTTCAGTAGCTAACTCTCTACGTCGCTCGTTAGCGTGCACGTGGGCGCTCGTTGAGCCTCTGACACCACCATTTCGACCAGCTGACAGttgtaaaatataattaaaacagacactacacaccgacacacacagatgaatggTGAAGGAAGATTGATTCACCGTAGTTAGTGATAcagagtgcactgtaaaaaaattaatcaaattattattgttgctcttattattattattatttagtggGGTTAGGAACATCTTAGGGTAGCTTCAGCAaccctaaaataggcctaacgacgTCCCTGGTATCCAGATTGATCCTATCCAGATTAAAGGTGCCGCAGGTAGGATagtgaagatccaggatttagccaaaaaatttgaacatgacaacttctcagtccctccccctttccgctaaagcccaaaacggtctcctaagcccctccccccacaagggagaatgaatgcgtgtgcatgagcagtgattgacacgcagttagacatttttaattacctgcttcatgtagttctactggaacacagggtcagtttcagcaaatatgacagaaagttagttttataagtcttacctacaaAAATACAACTTCACACAACTGTGCTTAATGAAACAAGGGGAAGGAAAGACTCACAGTATATGGCTTAGAGAAGCCAGCCTCCCTGTGTGCCTCCTCCAGCCACGCCTCGGCTGCAGTCGGACTGCTGCTCTGCTCCTTGGTACCAGGACTGAGGCTGGCGGAGAGTTCGCCGGACTTTACTGGTGCTCTCACTGCTGGAAGGACTTTGGACTCCACAACGTTACCGCCACAATCtgcacacacatattcaaaattaaTTTGGTAACTTGCAGCTTTGTCAGTTTGGTTgcgagtttaaaaaaaattataatatagaAAAATGATTCTTGCAGGACTGCTCGCGTGGCTTATTTACTAGACAAACGAAAAGAAACCATTTCTCTCCACAATGCCTCATTTCCCCTCAGAGGTGAATGAGGTTTTGAAAACTATAATTTGGATTTATTCATGGATTTCCTAAGAATAAAACAACTAAAGAGGTGTTGGGGAGTTTTAATAAGACTAAAAAGATAAGTTCCTGGTTGTAGAGTTGGTGGTGAAACGTTCAAAGCTCTTCGGAGATACCTGGTGTGGGTTTAGACGTGGAGCTGCTCTTAGCTGCACTTTTCTTATCCCCACCTCCAGGGGCAGCCGTCTTGCTCTCTTGTTTTTTGGCAGGTTTGCTGTTGACCTGGAGGGAcccacacacattaatacatttttaatgtataATACATGTCAGACGACACAAACACTGCATCAAATTATTACAACATGCTATTGCAGCTCCAACACCACATACAGTCCTCTGATAGTGGACTTGTAGGCACTAGTGTGTCGTACAGAAACTGTCACATTTTAAACTGTCACATCACTTTAGATTCTACAGTAATATGACAGACTGGATACTGTCACATTATTGTAGACATACTGCTGGATTGCTGGACACTGAAAAAGATAAACCACATTTTCCACCTGACAATCTTTCTCTCATTTTGCTGACCAAGCAGGCACTTAAACTCAGCCTCTGACAGTAAAGCTCTGATTGGTACCAAACTGGTCAGGGTCAGTATgtgcatatacagtaaatgtccTCTAAATATCTAAAGACAATGTTTCACATCAAGTTGTTAATAATGTGTAAAATGCGAGAAATATTTCCCAGTCATCCTGCAGTCAGCAAATGTCTATTGATATTACACACGCAACCTAATTCACATGCTTCAAAACTACAAAGCTTCTGCATAGCC contains:
- the cfap36 gene encoding cilia- and flagella-associated protein 36 isoform X2 translates to MAEDDSEWVVESIVGYLGSPEWVIPVTDFMENNCTVFDDEDENKLSYTEIHQQYKNLVEKLLENYMQDVGINEQQFLDACTSPFAKSKTLQSVFQPVLATDDFQIFRSLMVQKNMELQLQALSVIKERNGALPECLTAGADVMTELQDQEMKILQEVLRKSKEEYDEGIARRLLLEKEIGSTSSSCSDKPVAESREAHNTTSAPSQQSNTAKVNSKPAKKQESKTAAPGGGDKKSAAKSSSTSKPTPDCGGNVVESKVLPAVRAPVKSGELSASLSPGTKEQSSSPTAAEAWLEEAHREAGFSKPYTELSVSQQEQLQQRAAYLRQQRDKLHALKKEQQKPKQVTAPEEAPPTTTTTTTPPGLACQEAVGQSQRNGACTPPPPPPVPLPLPPAQQSANSSKQKEISAEERKKLQKRKHLADKLKEEVIKK